A stretch of Fusarium poae strain DAOMC 252244 chromosome 2, whole genome shotgun sequence DNA encodes these proteins:
- a CDS encoding hypothetical protein (SECRETED:SignalP(1-19)) produces the protein MLFNKLFLGAILAMTSVAAIPNPAAEPGSLVERSKHHGHHDCGKHASYNEEKKECVCNVSGETYHKKHKKCKKEKEDKKHKEERDVIEERDPKKHKLLHHCGKHASYNEEKKECVCHDSSKVFEKHHKKCKKSKDVKKVEDDKKKKVEDDKKTKDDDKKSKDDKKSKDKKGPKSERDVIEERDPKKHKHHDHCGKHASYSEEKKECVCHNKAEIFERKHKKCKKHISLRSILHHCGRHAYYDDAKKECICHDSGKDFLKEHKTCACPQGEKWHHVERKCSRH, from the coding sequence ATGCTCTTCAATAAATTATTCCTTGGCGCTATACTCGCCATGACCTCTGTCGCTGCCATTCCCAACCCTGCGGCCGAGCCTGGAAGTCTTGTGGAGCGCAGCAAGCATCACGGCCATCATGACTGTGGCAAACATGCTTCCTACaatgaggagaagaaggagtgTGTCTGCAATGTCAGTGGGGAGACCTACCACAAGAAGCATAAGAAGtgcaagaaagagaaggaagacaaGAAGCATAAGGAAGAGCGAGACGTCATCGAGGAACGTGATCCCAAGAAGCACAAGCTCCTGCACCATTGCGGTAAACATGCTTCTTACAacgaagaaaagaaggaatgCGTTTGCCACGATAGCTCAAAGGTTTTTGAGAAGCACCACAAGAAGTGCAAGAAGTCCAAGGATGTCAAGAAGGTGGaggacgataagaagaagaaggtggAAGACGACAAGAAGACGAAGGATGACGACAAGAAGTCCAAGGATGACAAGAAGTCCAAGGATAAGAAGGGACCCAAGTCAGAGCGAGACGTCATCGAGGAACGTGACCCCAAGAAGCACAAGCATCACGACCATTGTGGCAAGCACGCTTCCTACagcgaggagaagaaggaatgcGTATGCCACAACAAAGCAGAGATCTTCGAGAGGAAGCACAAGAAATGCAAGAAGCACATTTCTTTGAGGAGCATCCTCCACCACTGCGGCAGACATGCTTACTACGATGATGCAAAGAAGGAATGCATCTGCCACGACAGCGGTAAGGACTTTCTCAAGGAGCACAAGACCTGCGCTTGTCCCCAGGGCGAGAAGTGGCATCACGTCGAGCGCAAGTGCTCCAGACACTAA
- a CDS encoding hypothetical protein (SECRETED:SignalP(1-25)~TransMembrane:1 (n9-20c25/26o628-656i)), producing MTFSFTTKILLVSLVCLLFASRVSAFGAGEVAGTSSFNGYVWRHGDIAEALRYLPASFVTHYRFTALERRQIYFGNWLRDFSQIIDTTGLETVPEPVLRAIVSILGFMEFGFATDEFDVTRERLGCYTHVEHIDNPKGYPDNAKDVDERLRGPVDPRELEFDPKTGMKNYIANSGHGWDTSADYVTRQLRECIRLGRDKDPKSKKEAFIHLGAALHTLEDFSAHSNFTELCLQDLGEADVFAFVGDACRVQTPGWRGRMVPPIVTGTFGMLDIFHSLLGEADDMAVLQCKGSLENLENEMNIGEIAFQHLYDILRAAIEALSKLASNTTIHDPILQQLESVGVLFQKAEESKKASTTAESSLDANNLWQTIEPIFYLHDRIKKWIQERTETHDDEPLSEDSGTQLGKYTDQLVFKYLSLMIESSIMQLRNALKAAKERVDAEAAKSTSAEVYLDGEGSDPSHSDISKDHFSNVLNQPAGLVSTVTTNWTTQQVVKCWDDPFRDEEEAIRQILTIMHHPAFPGRHKTPIQKYMFTAVEEWWNHNTASEKETIRGMLTKESVRNRQHENHALTLKDLEGKRKGVAEFPGSRPKIKQKPAKPSPLTWAVSTAKTDAKWIFGALKRGARDPVGAVCFIGGGVYMLFVQIFLIITGVFGLWKAKKD from the exons ATGACATTCTCGTTCACGACGAAAATACTGCTGGTCAGCCTCGTCTGCCTCCTCTTCGCAAGCCGAGTGTCAGCCTTTGGCGCGGGTGAAGTGGCGGGAACTAGCTCCTTCAACGGTTACGTCTGGCGACATGGCGACATCGCAGAGGCACTGCGGTATTTGCCTGCGAGTTTCGTCACTCACTATCGCTTTACGGCCCTCGAACGACGTCAAATATACTTTGGAAACTGGTTGAGAGACTTTTCGCAGATAATCGATACAACGGGTCTCGAAACCGTTCCTGAACCCGTGTTGAGAGCCATTGTCAGCATTTTGGGTTTCATGGAATTTGGGTTTGCGACCGACGAATTTGACGTCACGCGCGAGAGGCTGGGATGTTACACCCATGTGGAACACATTGACAATCCCAAAGGGTACCCCGACAATGCGAAAGACGTAGACGAGAGGCTTCGGGGGCCTGTCGATCCCCGAGAACTCGAGTTTGACCCCAAGACGGGCATGAAGAATTACATCGCAAACTCTGGACACGGTTGGGATACATCGGCTGATTACGTCACGCGCCAACTCCGCGAATGCATCCGGCTCGGCCGGGACAAAGACcccaagtccaagaaggAAGCCTTTATCCATCTCGGTGCAGCACTGCATACTCTTGAGGACTTCTCAGCGCACAGCAATTTTACCGAGCTATGTCTTCAGGATCTTGGCGAGGCAGATGTCTTCGCTTTCGTCGGAGATGCCTGTCGCGTTCAGACCCCGGGATGGAGAGGACGAATGGTTCCGCCTATTGTGACAGGAACATTTGGCATGCTTGACATCTTTCACAGTCTTTTAGGTGAGGCTGATGATATGGCTGTCCTTCAATGCAAGGGTTCCCTGGAGAACCTGGAAAAC GAGATGAACATAGGGGAGATCGCGTTCCAGCATCTGTACGACATTCTCAGAGCTGCCATCGAAGCCCTCAGCAAGCTTGCCTCCAACACTACAATCCACGATCCCATCCTACAACAACTTGAAAGCGTCGGTGTTCTATTCCAAAAAGCCGAAGAATCCAAGAAGGCCAGCACAACAGCCGAAAGTAGCCTCGACGCGAACAACCTCTGGCAGACCATCGAACCCATTTTCTATCTTCACGATCGCATAAAGAAATGGATCCAGGAGCGAACCGAGACACACGACGACGAACCCTTGTCGGAGGATTCAGGCACGCAGCTGGGAAAATATACAGATCAACTCGTGTTCAAGTACCTGAGTCTCATGATTGAGAGTTCCATCATGCAACTGCGCAATGCGCTCAAGGCGGCCAAGGAACGTGTCGACGCGGAAGCTGCGAAATCTACTTCCGCAGAAGTTTACCTCGATGGCGAAGGATCGGATCCTAGCCACTCGGATATTTCCAAAGACCACTTCAGCAACGTTCTCAACCAGCCAGCCGGCCTTGTATCAACCGTTACTACCAACTGGACTACCCAGCAGGTTGTGAAATGCTGGGACGATCCGTTCcgcgacgaagaagaagccatccGCCAGATCTTGACCATTATGCATCACCCTGCCTTCCCAGGTCGTCACAAAACACCTATCCAGAAGTACATGTTCACCGCGGTCGAGGAATGGTGGAATCACAACACTGCTTCGGAAAAGGAGACAATCCGGGGCATGCTCACCAAGGAAAGCGTTCGCAACAGGCAGCACGAGAACCACGCCCTGACACTGAAAGATTTGGAAGGCAAGAGAAAGGGGGTTGCTGAGTTCCCTGGTTCCCGGCCCAAGATCAAGCAGAAGCCCGCCAAACCGTCGCCTTTGACATGGGCTGTGAGCACGGCTAAGACTGATGCCAAATGGATTTTTGGAGCCTTGAAGAGAGGAGCAAGGGATCCTGTCGGAGCAGTCTGTTTTATAGGAGGCGGCGTGTATATGCTTTTCGTTCAAATATTTTTGATCATCACGGGCGTTTTTGGACTTTGGAAGGCGAAAAAGGACTAA